A stretch of the uncultured Bacteroides sp. genome encodes the following:
- a CDS encoding gliding motility lipoprotein GldH, with translation MTSHNLKKNKFTLLLSLLVLAACDSNTMYHSYLHLPKEGWGKSDTLTFKAPIADSLATYRISVEVRNRDDYPYSNLYLFISHNTQDSTVFVTDTVKYTLADKSGKWLGTGLGDLYQSASSYTFVAPRRSGNLTFRVTHGMRDNTLMGINDIGLEIKREK, from the coding sequence ATGACAAGCCACAATCTGAAAAAGAATAAATTCACTCTGCTGCTATCACTCCTTGTTTTAGCAGCTTGTGATTCCAATACAATGTATCATTCTTATCTTCATCTTCCCAAAGAGGGATGGGGAAAGAGTGATACTCTCACTTTTAAAGCTCCTATAGCAGACTCTCTTGCTACATATCGCATCTCAGTAGAAGTGCGTAACCGTGATGATTATCCATATAGCAATCTATATCTATTTATCTCACACAACACACAGGATAGCACTGTATTTGTAACTGACACGGTAAAATATACACTTGCCGACAAATCAGGAAAGTGGTTGGGAACAGGGCTTGGCGACTTATATCAGTCAGCCAGCAGTTATACTTTTGTTGCTCCCAGACGTTCCGGCAATCTAACATTCAGAGTTACTCACGGGATGCGTGATAACACTTTGATGGGAATTAATGATATTGGTCTGGAAATAAAGCGAGAAAAATAA
- the ricT gene encoding regulatory iron-sulfur-containing complex subunit RicT, which translates to MDYKLNNGSGKLCCKGCSRQDNKLNTYDWLADIPGSSDESDLVEVQFKNTRKAYYRNSNGLKLEKGDTVAVESTPGHDIGTVTLTGRLVPLQMLKTGFKPNTEIKRVYRKVKAVDMEKYDEAKAKEHDTMIRSRQIAANLNLNMKIGDVEYQGDGNKAIFYYIADERVDFRQLIKVLAETFRVRIEMKQIGARQEAGRIGGIGPCGRELCCATWMTNFVSVSTSAARLQDISLNPQKLAGQCAKLKCCMNYEVDTYVEAQKRLPSREMELQTKDGTFYFFKADILGNQISYSTDKNFAANIITISGKRAFEVINLNRKGIKPDSLHESEKKPEPPKSIDLLDQESLTRFDKRKNGNENKNIRKPENGNRNRPENGNRPENRNRNEKVTKGGSENVNKNEGGNRSEIRKRPEIRNRNENIIKVNSENANRKDNENVSKSESENKNETGNRNESGNANRNRRKRRPNNKPQQRDDKPQSEKE; encoded by the coding sequence ATGGATTATAAATTAAATAACGGAAGCGGGAAACTATGCTGTAAAGGCTGCTCCCGACAAGATAATAAACTAAATACTTACGACTGGCTGGCGGATATCCCCGGAAGCAGCGATGAATCTGATCTGGTCGAAGTACAGTTCAAGAATACGCGCAAAGCGTACTATCGCAACAGTAATGGTTTAAAACTGGAAAAAGGTGACACCGTAGCTGTGGAATCTACTCCCGGACACGATATAGGGACAGTAACGTTGACAGGTAGATTGGTCCCTTTGCAAATGCTGAAAACAGGATTTAAGCCAAATACTGAGATTAAACGTGTATACCGTAAAGTAAAAGCGGTAGACATGGAGAAATATGATGAAGCTAAAGCCAAAGAGCATGACACCATGATTCGCTCGAGACAAATTGCAGCAAATCTGAATCTAAATATGAAAATAGGCGATGTGGAATATCAAGGTGATGGTAACAAAGCTATATTCTATTATATTGCCGATGAGCGCGTTGACTTCCGTCAACTTATTAAAGTATTGGCTGAGACATTTCGTGTTCGCATAGAAATGAAACAGATTGGAGCCAGACAGGAAGCCGGTCGAATTGGTGGTATAGGTCCTTGCGGAAGAGAATTATGTTGCGCTACATGGATGACTAATTTTGTTTCTGTATCAACCAGTGCGGCAAGATTGCAGGATATATCACTTAATCCACAAAAACTGGCGGGACAATGCGCCAAACTAAAATGTTGCATGAATTATGAAGTAGACACTTATGTGGAAGCACAAAAGCGTTTGCCTTCAAGAGAAATGGAACTACAGACAAAGGATGGTACATTCTATTTCTTTAAAGCTGATATATTGGGTAATCAGATTTCATATTCAACCGATAAAAACTTTGCAGCCAATATTATCACCATCTCAGGAAAAAGAGCCTTTGAGGTTATTAATCTCAATCGTAAAGGAATTAAACCAGACAGTTTGCACGAATCAGAAAAGAAACCTGAACCTCCTAAGTCTATTGACCTTTTAGATCAAGAAAGCCTCACTCGTTTTGACAAACGAAAAAACGGTAATGAGAATAAAAATATCAGAAAACCTGAGAATGGAAACAGAAACAGACCTGAGAATGGAAACAGACCTGAAAACAGAAACAGGAATGAAAAAGTAACCAAAGGTGGTAGCGAGAACGTGAATAAGAATGAAGGTGGAAATAGAAGTGAAATCAGAAAAAGGCCTGAAATAAGAAACAGGAATGAGAATATAATAAAGGTTAACAGTGAAAACGCTAACAGAAAAGACAATGAAAATGTGTCAAAGAGTGAAAGCGAAAACAAGAATGAGACCGGAAACAGAAACGAAAGTGGAAACGCTAATAGAAACAGACGAAAAAGAAGGCCAAACAATAAACCTCAACAGCGCGATGACAAGCCACAATCTGAAAAAGAATAA
- the holB gene encoding DNA polymerase III subunit delta': MFFRDVIGQEEVKKKFLLEVKENRIPHAQLICGAEGIGKLPLAIAYARYLLCNNRTEEDACGVCPSCVKLNKLAHPDLHFVFPIVKKKSGKDVVCDDYIKEWREFVLNNAYFNQNHWLNEMGAENAQAIIYAKESDEIVRKLSLKSSEGGYKVMIIWLPEKMNAVCANKLLKMLEEPPAKTVFLLVSENPDLMLSTILSRTQRVNVRNIEEESIAEALRKSFGLTENDAQTIAHVSNGSFIRAMETIHLNEETKHFFELFVSLMRLSYQRKIREMKAWSEVLAGMGRERQKNFLEYAQRMIRENFIFNFHCKELTYMNIDELNFASRFAPFINERNVEGLMEELSLAQQHIEQNVNAKMVFFDFSLKMIVLLKQ, translated from the coding sequence ATGTTTTTCAGAGACGTTATAGGGCAAGAAGAGGTAAAGAAGAAATTCCTTTTAGAAGTGAAGGAAAATCGTATTCCTCACGCACAGCTTATCTGTGGTGCTGAAGGTATTGGAAAATTACCTTTGGCCATTGCTTATGCCCGATATCTTCTCTGTAACAATCGCACAGAAGAGGATGCATGCGGTGTATGCCCTTCTTGTGTGAAACTGAATAAACTTGCACATCCCGACCTGCATTTTGTTTTTCCTATTGTTAAGAAAAAGAGTGGAAAAGATGTTGTTTGTGATGACTATATCAAAGAATGGCGAGAATTTGTGCTGAACAATGCTTATTTTAATCAGAACCACTGGCTGAATGAGATGGGAGCAGAAAATGCTCAAGCCATTATTTATGCAAAAGAAAGTGATGAGATTGTAAGAAAACTAAGCCTAAAAAGTAGTGAAGGTGGTTACAAGGTGATGATTATCTGGCTCCCGGAGAAGATGAATGCCGTTTGTGCCAATAAACTCTTAAAAATGCTTGAGGAACCACCTGCAAAAACTGTTTTCTTGCTGGTTTCAGAAAATCCGGATCTGATGCTTTCTACAATTTTAAGCCGTACACAGCGGGTTAATGTTCGTAATATTGAGGAAGAGAGTATTGCCGAGGCTCTGAGAAAAAGCTTCGGATTAACGGAGAATGATGCGCAAACCATTGCTCACGTTTCCAACGGTAGTTTTATTCGTGCCATGGAAACTATTCATCTTAACGAAGAGACGAAACATTTTTTTGAACTGTTTGTTAGCCTGATGCGCCTCTCTTATCAAAGAAAAATCCGGGAGATGAAAGCCTGGAGTGAAGTGCTTGCCGGAATGGGCCGCGAGCGACAAAAAAACTTTTTGGAATATGCTCAACGGATGATTCGTGAAAATTTTATTTTCAACTTTCACTGCAAAGAGCTCACATACATGAATATTGACGAACTGAATTTCGCCTCTCGTTTTGCACCCTTTATTAATGAACGAAATGTAGAGGGATTGATGGAAGAATTAAGTCTGGCACAACAACATATAGAACAAAATGTGAATGCAAAAATGGTCTTTTTCGATTTTTCATTGAAAATGATTGTTTTGTTGAAACAATAA
- the metF gene encoding methylenetetrahydrofolate reductase [NAD(P)H]: MKVIDLIKSNNKTAFSFEILPPIKGTGIEKLYNSIDTLKEFDPKYINITTHRSEYVYKDLGNGLFQRNNVRRRPGTVAVAAAIKNKYNITVVPHILCSGFTREETEYVLLDLQFLGITELLVLRGDKAKHESSFVPVGNGYYHAIELQEQINNFNKGIFVDGEQMKEMSQPFSYGVACYPEKHEEAPNIDTDIYWLKKKMEAGAEYAVTQLFYDNRKFFDFVERARKAGVTIPIIPGIKPFAKLSQLSIVPKTFKVDIPEDLANEAMKCKDDAAAKQLGIEWCVEQCKELMAHGLPSIHFYSIGAVDSIKEVAKQIY, encoded by the coding sequence ATGAAAGTAATTGATTTAATAAAGAGTAATAACAAGACAGCTTTTTCGTTTGAAATATTGCCTCCGATAAAAGGTACAGGCATTGAAAAACTGTATAATTCAATAGATACATTAAAGGAATTTGACCCTAAATACATCAATATCACTACTCATCGTAGTGAATATGTATATAAAGATCTGGGCAATGGATTGTTTCAACGTAACAATGTTCGCCGCCGTCCCGGAACAGTGGCTGTTGCTGCTGCCATAAAGAATAAATACAACATAACAGTTGTGCCTCACATCTTATGTAGTGGATTTACAAGAGAGGAAACCGAATATGTATTACTCGATCTTCAATTCCTTGGCATTACTGAACTGCTGGTTCTCCGTGGCGACAAAGCAAAACATGAATCGTCCTTCGTGCCTGTTGGGAATGGTTATTATCATGCCATTGAACTTCAAGAACAAATCAATAATTTCAATAAGGGAATATTTGTTGACGGTGAACAAATGAAAGAAATGTCGCAACCATTCTCTTACGGAGTAGCCTGCTATCCAGAAAAGCATGAAGAAGCGCCCAACATTGACACTGACATTTACTGGTTAAAGAAAAAGATGGAGGCAGGAGCTGAATATGCCGTGACTCAGCTTTTTTATGATAACAGGAAATTCTTTGATTTTGTAGAAAGAGCAAGAAAAGCAGGTGTAACAATACCTATCATCCCAGGAATAAAGCCTTTTGCCAAACTGTCTCAGTTGAGCATTGTTCCAAAAACCTTTAAAGTAGATATACCAGAGGATTTGGCCAATGAAGCGATGAAATGTAAAGACGATGCAGCAGCAAAGCAACTGGGTATTGAATGGTGTGTAGAACAGTGCAAGGAATTGATGGCACACGGACTTCCAAGTATTCATTTTTATTCAATTGGGGCTGTAGATAGCATCAAAGAAGTTGCCAAACAAATATATTAA
- a CDS encoding DsbA family protein has translation MTDVININTLMCNPETGICESPETKTETSDLIVSPKKNAVHILYFSDPVCSACWGIEPQLRKLKLEYDNYYEIEYRMGGLLPSWDLDSKNKIKSPVDLAHHWEEVGDYYGMPIDGDVWLEDPLSSSYPPSIAFKAAQLQNEEQARSFFRRIKEMLFLEKKNITKWEWIEEAAQHVELNTELLKRDFEGEAQNLFKEDLNISKNMGVRGFPTLFFSNAEGKRIVLYGVRPYKDFEEALLKLCPQAIKKPINKTHEGLFDYYPTLTTHEFAVLTDRHDNDALEILNNLYKLKFIDKYLSKKGTLWIKK, from the coding sequence ATGACTGACGTTATTAATATAAACACACTAATGTGTAATCCCGAAACAGGAATATGTGAAAGCCCGGAAACAAAAACGGAAACCAGTGATTTGATTGTTTCTCCAAAAAAAAACGCAGTGCACATTCTCTACTTTTCAGATCCAGTTTGTTCTGCTTGCTGGGGCATTGAACCTCAGTTGAGAAAGCTAAAACTAGAATATGATAACTATTATGAAATAGAGTATAGAATGGGAGGTTTACTTCCCAGCTGGGATCTTGATAGTAAGAATAAAATAAAAAGTCCGGTAGATCTGGCTCACCATTGGGAAGAAGTAGGCGATTATTACGGAATGCCAATCGATGGTGATGTCTGGCTGGAAGATCCATTGTCCTCATCTTACCCTCCATCAATAGCCTTTAAGGCCGCACAACTGCAAAACGAAGAACAGGCTCGAAGCTTTTTCCGGAGAATAAAGGAGATGTTATTCCTTGAAAAGAAGAATATAACCAAATGGGAATGGATAGAGGAAGCAGCTCAGCATGTGGAACTGAACACCGAATTACTGAAAAGAGATTTTGAAGGAGAAGCACAAAATCTATTCAAGGAAGATCTTAACATAAGCAAGAATATGGGTGTAAGAGGATTTCCAACGTTATTCTTTTCTAATGCAGAGGGAAAACGGATTGTACTGTATGGTGTAAGACCATACAAAGATTTTGAAGAAGCCTTACTTAAGTTATGCCCACAAGCCATTAAGAAACCTATAAACAAAACCCATGAAGGACTTTTTGATTACTATCCTACCCTAACTACCCATGAGTTTGCGGTGCTAACTGACAGACACGATAATGATGCATTAGAGATTTTAAACAATCTGTATAAGTTAAAATTTATAGATAAATATCTATCAAAGAAAGGAACATTATGGATAAAAAAATGA
- a CDS encoding pentapeptide repeat-containing protein, protein MENQIIEDKVFKGTNYLEEPLLKIEYENCSFINCQFINADLSNITFIDCLFDKCDLSMANIKSTAFRDVRFLNSKMVGLNFEECNSFLISFSFEECVLSLASFFKLKIKDTQFKNCNLQEVDFTETTLSNSVFDNCDLTRAIFARTNLEKVDFRTSYNYSIDPEVNRINNAKFSRIGVLGLLDRYNIDIE, encoded by the coding sequence ATGGAAAATCAAATTATTGAAGATAAAGTATTTAAAGGTACTAATTATCTGGAAGAACCACTACTTAAAATAGAGTACGAAAACTGTTCATTTATTAATTGTCAATTTATCAATGCTGATTTATCTAACATTACATTTATTGATTGCCTTTTCGATAAATGTGATCTCAGCATGGCAAACATAAAAAGCACTGCTTTCAGAGATGTGAGGTTCTTAAATAGTAAAATGGTTGGATTGAATTTTGAAGAGTGCAACAGCTTTCTTATTTCTTTTTCGTTCGAAGAATGTGTTCTTAGCCTGGCTTCTTTCTTCAAGTTAAAGATAAAAGATACCCAGTTTAAAAACTGCAATTTACAGGAAGTCGATTTTACTGAAACAACTCTTTCTAATTCTGTTTTTGATAACTGCGACTTAACCAGAGCTATCTTTGCAAGAACAAATCTGGAAAAAGTTGATTTCCGCACTTCATACAATTATTCCATTGACCCGGAAGTGAATAGGATAAACAATGCAAAGTTTTCTAGGATTGGAGTTCTCGGGCTACTTGATAGATACAACATTGACATAGAATAA